The following coding sequences are from one Veillonella rodentium window:
- a CDS encoding VanW family protein yields MNRKYLLLCAIILTINTSGCTYIPTEHVSYGVYYNDMNLSNTPKDELKNRITELFNATSHTVTIDIGQTSKQASYNDLGINVDTETLVKAISTYGYEDDLWTLINHRFHALYYGQHFEIQYKLDEVKSRTYLSELAKTIDTPGHDAYLSVEGGQVVMHPGKEGKRIDIDATLQQIKDNIAAGNTITHIDMVYTTKNTIKVTDQDIKPLTAVLASYTTNYDANNTSRTHNIQLASDKINGTLLKPGEVFSFNKIVGERTPEAGYDDAPVMINGKLVPGVGGGICQVSSTIFNTALLSGMTIVERTPHFEPVGYIPAGRDATVAWCYLDFQFKNPYQQSVYIISVIGRGTLTIYIIGTPQDKPKDVSIYVGDRKEIPNKTINKVDPSIKENQTQEGHIGLSMNTYRQITYGNGVSQTDVYESVYDPVDTIITTRSAQSVKKH; encoded by the coding sequence ATGAACAGGAAATATCTTTTATTATGTGCCATCATACTGACTATTAATACCAGTGGTTGCACGTATATACCGACAGAACATGTATCATACGGCGTGTATTATAACGATATGAATTTATCCAATACGCCAAAGGATGAGCTGAAAAATCGTATTACTGAATTATTTAATGCTACATCTCATACGGTAACTATCGATATTGGACAGACCAGCAAACAGGCATCATATAATGATCTCGGCATTAATGTCGATACGGAGACATTGGTGAAAGCGATTTCAACATATGGCTACGAAGATGATTTATGGACACTCATTAATCATCGTTTCCATGCGTTATATTACGGACAGCACTTTGAAATACAATACAAGCTGGATGAGGTGAAGAGCAGAACCTATTTATCGGAGTTAGCAAAGACTATTGATACACCCGGTCATGACGCATATCTATCAGTAGAAGGCGGTCAGGTTGTCATGCATCCCGGGAAAGAAGGCAAACGGATCGATATTGATGCTACATTACAGCAAATTAAAGACAATATAGCTGCAGGAAATACCATAACGCATATAGATATGGTTTATACTACGAAAAATACAATAAAAGTAACGGATCAGGACATTAAGCCTTTAACTGCGGTTTTAGCGTCCTATACGACGAATTATGATGCCAATAATACGAGTCGTACGCATAATATTCAGTTGGCCTCCGATAAAATCAACGGCACCTTATTAAAACCAGGTGAAGTATTCTCCTTCAATAAAATTGTAGGGGAGCGTACACCAGAAGCCGGGTATGATGATGCACCGGTTATGATTAACGGTAAACTCGTACCCGGAGTCGGTGGCGGCATTTGCCAGGTGAGTTCCACAATATTTAATACCGCTTTATTATCCGGTATGACAATAGTTGAGCGTACGCCGCATTTTGAGCCTGTCGGATATATTCCGGCCGGTCGTGATGCCACCGTCGCATGGTGCTATTTGGACTTTCAGTTTAAAAATCCATATCAGCAATCCGTATATATCATAAGTGTGATAGGCCGAGGAACATTGACGATATATATCATCGGTACACCTCAGGACAAGCCCAAAGATGTATCCATATATGTAGGTGATCGAAAGGAAATTCCTAATAAAACGATTAACAAGGTGGATCCATCAATCAAAGAAAATCAGACGCAGGAAGGCCATATCGGTCTATCGATGAATACATATCGACAAATTACCTATGGCAACGGTGTCAGTCAAACCGATGTGTACGAGTCCGTATATGATCCGGTAGATACGATTATTACGACAAGATCGGCTCAATCCGTAAAAAAACATTAA
- a CDS encoding DUF4241 domain-containing protein, whose protein sequence is MNIKEIPQNWIDTFNRLGSEGVWKPTVDYQDLFNRDELMGKPLFTLPMGTVNFPTGQLTCCDPLIMLPHMPDTYVRTVEPGTYLLETKVAEFEQNTFRYVATRVIFTANEPVYYELALKGSENLDELNKDSYVGFPVEAGLATIVDEATIQAYDMFYKDWHQQNPEKNIYDDYYSTLFQLNALAYPRYQRSKGDWINFTIPNTELSIPMIQSGFGDGLYPVYWAFDKDGKICQIIMDFIDCTEAYKTN, encoded by the coding sequence ATGAATATCAAAGAGATTCCTCAAAATTGGATAGATACCTTTAATCGATTAGGCTCGGAGGGCGTATGGAAACCTACCGTTGATTATCAAGATTTATTTAATCGGGATGAACTGATGGGAAAACCTTTATTTACATTACCTATGGGGACGGTAAATTTTCCAACAGGTCAACTTACATGTTGTGATCCGCTTATTATGTTGCCTCATATGCCCGATACATATGTTCGGACCGTAGAACCCGGAACCTATTTATTAGAGACTAAGGTAGCTGAATTTGAGCAGAATACATTTCGTTATGTAGCTACTCGTGTCATTTTTACCGCTAATGAACCGGTTTACTATGAATTGGCTTTAAAAGGGTCTGAGAATCTTGACGAACTGAATAAGGACAGCTATGTAGGATTTCCCGTTGAAGCGGGCTTAGCAACAATTGTTGATGAAGCGACAATACAAGCTTATGATATGTTCTATAAGGATTGGCATCAACAGAATCCTGAAAAAAATATATATGATGATTACTATAGTACTCTTTTTCAGCTGAATGCGTTGGCTTATCCAAGATACCAACGATCAAAAGGGGATTGGATTAATTTCACGATTCCTAATACGGAATTATCGATTCCCATGATTCAATCGGGATTTGGAGATGGTTTATATCCTGTATATTGGGCATTTGATAAAGATGGTAAGATATGCCAAATTATCATGGATTTCATTGATTGTACAGAAGCATATAAAACAAATTAG
- the panD gene encoding aspartate 1-decarboxylase — MILTMLKGKIHRATVTQAELDYVGSITIDINLLNASGIREYEQVQIVDINNGARFTTYTIAGKPGSGVICLNGAAARNVQVNDKIIIMCYAQIDEHDIESHKPLVVFVDEKNKISHIRNYEKHGLLVDQNNGN, encoded by the coding sequence ATGATACTAACAATGCTGAAAGGCAAAATTCACAGAGCTACGGTAACACAAGCCGAACTTGATTATGTAGGGAGCATTACTATTGATATAAATCTATTGAATGCATCCGGAATACGAGAATATGAGCAAGTTCAAATCGTAGATATTAATAATGGTGCACGATTTACCACGTATACCATAGCAGGCAAACCCGGTAGCGGGGTAATCTGTCTTAACGGAGCGGCCGCACGAAATGTGCAGGTAAATGATAAAATCATTATTATGTGTTATGCACAAATCGATGAGCATGACATTGAGAGTCATAAACCTCTCGTTGTATTTGTAGATGAAAAAAATAAGATAAGTCATATAAGAAACTATGAAAAACATGGTTTATTAGTTGATCAAAATAACGGTAATTGA
- a CDS encoding site-specific integrase — translation MSGSKEQQKHFYLRHNDALMNSTKLSMKAKQSILLSKAENTVDAYESDWKDFVDWCTYQKVSYFPATPETIVNYINDLADYAKANTISRRISAISENYNASGIGENPCMAPIVKQALRGIRRLKGTFQQGKTPVLLEDIEDILDCMDKLDMPELQLLRDKAILLIGFMGAFRRSEIAALTIENLQFSPQGLEIFIESSKADQEGQGAVVAIPSIPGSPLDAVRALQQWLRAAGITEGPVFRGFTKNMNIRKNAISDKMIAEIVKKYVSLIGLDPAMYGAHSLRHGFATTAAAYGVEERNIMRQTRHHSVNMVRRYINEANKFVDNPIATIFEKRFK, via the coding sequence ATGTCAGGATCCAAGGAACAACAGAAACATTTTTATTTACGTCATAATGATGCCCTTATGAACAGTACTAAACTTTCTATGAAAGCAAAGCAAAGTATTTTGTTATCCAAGGCGGAAAATACGGTAGACGCCTATGAATCGGATTGGAAAGATTTTGTAGACTGGTGCACGTATCAAAAGGTATCTTATTTCCCTGCTACACCGGAAACAATCGTAAACTATATCAATGATTTAGCGGATTATGCAAAGGCAAATACTATATCACGTAGAATCAGTGCCATTTCAGAAAATTATAATGCTTCAGGCATTGGAGAAAATCCCTGTATGGCCCCCATTGTAAAGCAGGCACTTCGCGGTATTCGTCGATTAAAAGGTACATTCCAACAGGGGAAAACCCCGGTATTACTGGAAGATATTGAAGATATTTTAGATTGTATGGATAAGCTCGATATGCCTGAGCTGCAGTTATTGCGGGATAAAGCTATCTTACTGATCGGTTTTATGGGGGCTTTTAGACGCAGTGAAATAGCGGCTTTAACAATAGAAAATTTACAGTTTTCCCCTCAAGGATTGGAGATTTTTATAGAGTCCTCAAAGGCGGATCAGGAAGGTCAAGGCGCGGTGGTAGCAATTCCATCTATTCCCGGGTCACCTCTCGATGCAGTACGCGCCTTACAGCAATGGCTTCGAGCAGCTGGGATTACAGAAGGGCCGGTTTTTAGAGGTTTTACAAAGAACATGAATATTCGTAAAAATGCTATTTCCGATAAAATGATTGCGGAGATTGTAAAAAAATATGTATCTCTTATTGGTCTTGATCCGGCCATGTATGGTGCTCATAGCTTGCGTCACGGATTTGCTACTACGGCTGCAGCTTATGGCGTAGAAGAACGTAATATCATGCGCCAAACACGCCATCACAGCGTTAATATGGTACGTAGATATATTAACGAGGCCAATAAGTTTGTAGATAATCCGATTGCCACAATTTTTGAGAAACGATTTAAATAA
- a CDS encoding bile acid:sodium symporter family protein, with protein sequence MNIMVSINRFVSKYIILLILGFSCIAYMIPDYFIWAISYTPYLLGIAMFGMGLTISLKDIEGIIKHPKYICIGVIAQYTIMPLSALLLCHIFVLPADISIGIILVGCCPGGTASNVITYLARGDVALSVGMTIASTILAPLVTPLLILYLGGAWVHIELLPMMITTVKVVLLPIILGGVVQWISKSHIREIRSISPILSIFAIVLLIAAIIAINRDKILISGLLTLTVVGIHNIMGLILGLSVGKIFQLEHDKATALAIEVGMQNSGLAVTLAATNFAMNPLATLAGALFSVWHNVSGSVFASLRR encoded by the coding sequence ATGAATATCATGGTATCCATTAATCGTTTCGTATCAAAATATATAATCTTATTGATCTTAGGCTTTTCATGTATCGCATATATGATACCTGATTATTTTATATGGGCCATATCCTACACGCCATATTTACTGGGAATAGCTATGTTTGGCATGGGCCTTACCATCAGTCTGAAAGATATAGAGGGCATCATTAAGCATCCCAAATATATTTGTATAGGGGTTATTGCGCAATATACGATTATGCCTTTGAGCGCTTTACTGTTATGTCATATATTTGTTCTACCTGCGGATATTTCGATAGGAATTATTCTGGTCGGATGCTGCCCGGGTGGAACCGCCAGTAATGTCATAACCTATCTTGCCCGTGGTGATGTAGCTTTATCTGTGGGAATGACCATAGCCTCAACCATATTGGCACCGCTTGTAACGCCATTACTCATTCTATATCTTGGTGGAGCATGGGTCCATATAGAGTTATTACCCATGATGATTACGACGGTAAAAGTTGTCTTACTGCCTATCATACTGGGAGGCGTCGTACAATGGATAAGTAAATCACATATACGGGAAATCAGATCCATCAGCCCTATACTATCCATATTTGCTATCGTTCTGTTAATAGCTGCGATCATCGCTATTAATAGGGATAAAATACTGATTTCCGGGTTACTGACTTTAACCGTGGTAGGAATCCATAATATAATGGGACTTATTTTGGGGCTGAGTGTAGGTAAAATTTTTCAACTGGAACACGACAAAGCTACGGCACTCGCCATAGAAGTGGGGATGCAGAACAGTGGGCTGGCCGTTACATTAGCAGCCACCAATTTTGCAATGAATCCGTTAGCGACTTTAGCCGGCGCCCTATTCAGCGTATGGCATAATGTATCAGGATCAGTCTTTGCCAGTCTGCGTAGATAG
- a CDS encoding LysM peptidoglycan-binding domain-containing protein, protein MKQIMIMVGMCLTVLFGYHMTNPAVQINPHAVREVKVQAGDTMWDIAARTAHTDMDVREVVYAMKELNKIDDSGTLVPGTVLKVPTNLKGSPVRALDYVAQN, encoded by the coding sequence ATGAAACAGATTATGATAATGGTAGGGATGTGCTTAACAGTATTATTTGGATATCATATGACAAATCCTGCAGTGCAGATTAATCCGCATGCTGTACGTGAGGTAAAAGTACAAGCGGGGGATACCATGTGGGATATTGCGGCGCGTACAGCTCATACGGATATGGATGTACGGGAAGTAGTATATGCCATGAAGGAATTAAATAAAATTGACGATTCCGGTACACTCGTTCCCGGTACGGTATTAAAGGTACCGACTAATCTTAAAGGTAGTCCAGTTAGAGCTTTGGACTATGTGGCTCAAAACTAA
- the panC gene encoding pantoate--beta-alanine ligase translates to MNVINTVHDVRSLVNKWRKEGYTIGFVPTMGYLHEGHAALMRRARAENDKVIVSIFVNPAQFGENEDLDAYPRNLEGDTSLCDSIGIDAIFAPDATEMYHNPKAFVDIIDLSKTLCGVTRPIHFKGVCTVVSKLFNIVQPNNAYFGQKDAQQLAIIRKMVEDLNFPVTIIGVPIVREEDGLAKSSRNTYLSPAERKAATILYKSIQVGQTTIAPGSSTSSIIHAMTDVINTEPLADIDYVSIVDAVTMQPVDTIDRPVLIALAVYIGHTRLIDNFSYELHQ, encoded by the coding sequence ATGAACGTTATAAACACAGTACATGATGTACGATCACTTGTAAATAAGTGGAGAAAAGAAGGCTATACAATCGGTTTTGTACCGACGATGGGGTATCTGCATGAAGGACATGCCGCACTGATGCGTCGAGCCCGTGCGGAAAACGATAAGGTCATTGTATCAATCTTTGTAAATCCTGCTCAGTTCGGAGAAAATGAAGATTTAGATGCGTATCCGCGTAATCTTGAGGGTGATACAAGCTTATGTGACTCTATAGGTATAGATGCTATTTTTGCACCGGATGCAACCGAGATGTATCACAATCCAAAGGCATTTGTGGATATTATCGATCTATCTAAAACCCTATGCGGTGTTACGCGACCGATTCACTTTAAAGGCGTTTGCACTGTTGTGAGTAAACTATTTAATATAGTGCAGCCCAATAACGCTTACTTTGGACAAAAGGACGCGCAACAGCTGGCTATTATCCGTAAAATGGTAGAAGACTTAAATTTTCCGGTTACAATTATAGGTGTTCCTATCGTAAGAGAGGAGGACGGATTAGCCAAATCATCGCGCAATACATACTTATCTCCAGCAGAACGAAAAGCGGCTACCATATTATATAAATCCATACAGGTAGGTCAAACTACCATAGCCCCCGGCAGTTCAACTAGTTCCATTATCCATGCTATGACAGATGTAATCAATACAGAACCTTTAGCCGACATTGATTATGTCTCGATTGTTGATGCCGTCACAATGCAGCCTGTTGATACAATAGATCGACCTGTATTAATCGCCTTAGCGGTATACATTGGTCATACACGCCTTATTGATAACTTTTCCTATGAATTACATCAATGA
- a CDS encoding DUF1848 domain-containing protein: MILQTGQRTDIPAFYGLWFANRIREGYVDVRNPYHPELITRYRINPDIVDGIAFCTKNPGPFIPYMDVIDPYRQYWHMTITPYGTDIEPFVPPYETVIAGFKKISMLLNPQSMVWRYDPIMLTHAYTFDYHCESFHKMAKMLEGYTDTVVVSFIDMFDKVAQNFPDGYRPDIETQMKLIGEFVSIAKAHHMELKTCGEGPIFFNIGANTSGCLTLDCYERAWRVKLKAPKRTPARPECSCYLHGDIGAYDSCSHLCRYCYANTNQEAVRRNRLRHDPDSSLLLGHVLTGDIIRMSNETSWIIDEPYTQDSLF; encoded by the coding sequence ATGATTTTACAAACGGGACAGCGCACGGATATTCCCGCCTTTTACGGCCTCTGGTTTGCAAATCGTATACGTGAAGGGTATGTAGATGTACGCAATCCGTATCATCCCGAATTGATAACGCGTTACAGAATTAATCCCGATATAGTGGACGGCATAGCCTTTTGTACAAAAAATCCGGGTCCCTTCATACCTTATATGGATGTAATCGACCCTTATCGTCAATATTGGCACATGACTATAACACCGTACGGAACCGATATTGAACCCTTTGTGCCGCCTTATGAAACGGTCATTGCAGGATTTAAGAAAATCAGTATGCTTTTAAATCCTCAATCTATGGTGTGGAGGTATGATCCGATTATGTTAACTCATGCCTATACCTTTGATTATCACTGTGAAAGCTTTCATAAAATGGCAAAAATGCTTGAAGGATACACTGATACGGTTGTGGTCAGTTTTATAGATATGTTCGATAAGGTAGCTCAGAATTTTCCTGATGGGTACCGTCCGGATATAGAGACACAGATGAAGCTCATCGGTGAATTCGTATCAATTGCGAAGGCTCATCATATGGAGCTTAAGACCTGCGGGGAAGGGCCTATATTTTTCAATATAGGAGCAAATACCTCCGGATGTTTGACTCTCGATTGTTATGAACGGGCGTGGCGTGTTAAGTTGAAGGCGCCTAAACGTACACCGGCTCGGCCCGAGTGTAGTTGTTACTTGCACGGGGATATCGGTGCTTATGACAGTTGCAGTCATCTTTGTAGGTACTGTTATGCCAACACTAATCAAGAAGCGGTACGACGAAATCGACTGCGTCACGATCCTGATTCAAGTTTACTGTTGGGACATGTCTTAACAGGTGACATAATTCGAATGAGTAATGAAACGAGTTGGATTATCGATGAACCATATACACAAGATTCTTTATTCTAG
- a CDS encoding class I SAM-dependent methyltransferase: MNDIFNHHTPTEEDKTFITSYWSERAHDFSALRAKELNSTKLNLWRNELMSHLNKLGSNLHILDIGCGTGFFSIILSEQEHEVHGIDITPDMIHEANSLSKSLACNATFFVMDAEHLTFDDEIFDVVVARNVTWNLPNPDHAYKEWLRVLKPGGLLLNYDAEHARNHHHLPASVHNAHEHIRPELLDKCHTIYHMLEISSFQRPRWDTELLNTLGVTSVTVDPTVGPRIYNEEDEFYIPVPMFLVKAVK; the protein is encoded by the coding sequence ATGAACGATATATTTAACCATCATACTCCTACGGAGGAGGATAAAACATTTATTACATCATACTGGAGCGAGCGCGCTCATGATTTCAGTGCTTTACGTGCTAAGGAGCTTAACAGTACAAAGTTAAATCTATGGCGTAATGAACTGATGAGTCATCTGAATAAGTTAGGTTCAAATCTACATATATTGGACATCGGATGCGGGACCGGTTTTTTCAGTATCATTCTGTCAGAGCAAGAACATGAAGTTCACGGTATCGATATTACACCTGATATGATTCATGAGGCCAACTCATTAAGTAAATCATTGGCCTGCAACGCTACATTTTTCGTTATGGATGCTGAGCATTTAACCTTTGATGATGAGATCTTTGATGTTGTAGTAGCACGTAATGTAACATGGAATTTACCGAATCCGGATCATGCCTATAAAGAATGGCTTCGCGTATTGAAACCCGGAGGACTGTTGCTCAATTATGACGCGGAGCACGCTAGAAATCATCATCACTTGCCCGCATCTGTGCACAATGCACACGAACATATCAGACCTGAATTACTCGATAAATGCCATACTATATACCATATGTTAGAAATTTCATCCTTTCAACGCCCCCGTTGGGATACAGAATTACTCAATACATTAGGGGTTACATCTGTCACCGTTGATCCGACAGTAGGACCTCGCATCTACAATGAAGAAGACGAATTTTACATTCCCGTACCCATGTTCTTGGTAAAAGCAGTTAAATAA
- a CDS encoding HAD family hydrolase: MITRERTEEQQENNSKPVLAICYDFDKTLTPDDMQAQGYIQSLDIDVDAFWKESNGLDKQHDMDNNLAYMYMMATKSYGKQFLTKELLAAYGAKVKLYDGVRTWFERIRQYGAEKGVCIEHYIISSGLKEMIEGTEMAKEGAFTKIYASAFLFDDKGVATWPAQAINYTNKTQFLFRIQKGVLDINDPRVNDYLKPEEQRVPFRNMIYIGDSDTDIPCMSLVNANGGHSIGVYDPEVQNKDKVYKMMRHHRIRYYAPADYSESSHLDTIVRQIIDKTAAYEALERQYVKDKQEAEKSY; encoded by the coding sequence ATGATTACACGAGAGAGAACTGAAGAACAACAAGAAAATAATTCTAAACCTGTATTGGCCATATGTTATGACTTTGATAAGACATTGACGCCTGACGATATGCAGGCTCAGGGATATATTCAATCCCTGGATATTGATGTGGATGCGTTTTGGAAGGAATCGAACGGACTAGACAAGCAGCACGATATGGATAATAATTTAGCCTATATGTATATGATGGCCACTAAATCATATGGTAAACAATTTCTTACAAAGGAGTTGTTAGCAGCTTATGGCGCTAAGGTGAAATTATATGACGGTGTACGAACCTGGTTTGAACGAATTCGACAATACGGAGCGGAAAAGGGCGTATGTATTGAACATTACATTATTTCATCGGGACTGAAGGAAATGATTGAAGGTACGGAAATGGCAAAAGAGGGGGCTTTCACCAAAATATATGCCAGTGCGTTCCTGTTCGATGATAAGGGCGTTGCCACATGGCCTGCACAAGCCATTAATTATACAAATAAAACACAGTTTTTATTCCGCATTCAAAAAGGTGTGCTCGATATCAACGATCCTCGTGTTAATGACTATCTCAAGCCTGAGGAACAGCGCGTACCGTTTCGCAATATGATTTATATCGGTGACAGCGATACGGATATTCCTTGTATGAGCCTTGTTAATGCTAACGGCGGTCATTCCATCGGTGTGTATGATCCGGAAGTGCAGAATAAAGATAAAGTCTATAAAATGATGCGCCATCATCGTATACGGTATTATGCGCCGGCCGACTATAGTGAAAGCTCACATCTTGACACGATAGTTAGGCAGATTATCGATAAAACTGCCGCTTATGAAGCTCTTGAACGCCAATATGTAAAAGATAAACAAGAGGCTGAAAAGAGTTACTAA
- the dapA gene encoding 4-hydroxy-tetrahydrodipicolinate synthase: MKTFGRVLTAMVTSFNEDGSVNIQNCISIANYLLDHGSDGLVVCGTTGENPTISREDKLRLFSAIAKECGHKGSIIANVGSNDTAGSVDFVKEVSMIPGIDGLLVVVPYYNKPNQQGQYLHFKAIAEATTLPIMVYNVPGRVGTGIFPNTLARLHKEYPHICAIKEASGNLMIASEIKRLLPDPSFMLYSGDDGLALPILSVGGCGVVSVVAHVAGTDINAMIQAFEAGHNHEAIRIHQTLAEITKAMFITTNPIPVKYAVRKLGLPAGAFNLPMCEPSEEEAAYIDKALAEYNEQ; encoded by the coding sequence ATGAAAACCTTCGGACGTGTATTAACAGCTATGGTTACGTCATTCAATGAGGATGGATCTGTAAATATTCAAAATTGCATTTCAATTGCAAATTATTTATTAGATCATGGCTCGGATGGTTTAGTCGTATGCGGTACAACAGGTGAAAATCCAACAATATCCAGAGAGGATAAATTGAGACTCTTCTCGGCAATTGCCAAAGAATGCGGTCACAAGGGATCAATTATCGCTAATGTGGGATCAAATGACACGGCAGGATCTGTAGACTTTGTAAAAGAAGTGTCAATGATTCCTGGAATTGATGGTTTACTCGTAGTTGTTCCATACTATAATAAGCCAAATCAGCAGGGACAATATTTACATTTTAAAGCTATCGCCGAGGCGACTACATTGCCTATTATGGTGTATAATGTACCGGGGCGAGTAGGTACCGGTATTTTTCCAAATACTTTAGCCCGTTTACATAAAGAATATCCGCATATTTGTGCAATTAAAGAAGCAAGCGGTAATTTAATGATCGCTTCTGAAATTAAACGATTATTACCGGATCCGTCCTTTATGCTCTATAGCGGAGATGATGGTTTGGCATTACCGATTTTATCCGTTGGCGGATGTGGTGTCGTATCCGTTGTTGCCCATGTAGCCGGCACGGATATCAATGCTATGATTCAGGCTTTTGAAGCAGGGCATAATCACGAAGCGATACGTATTCATCAGACTTTGGCTGAAATTACAAAAGCCATGTTTATTACAACAAATCCGATTCCTGTAAAATATGCAGTTCGTAAACTTGGTTTGCCTGCAGGTGCATTTAATTTGCCTATGTGTGAACCATCAGAAGAAGAAGCAGCTTATATAGATAAGGCGCTAGCTGAGTATAACGAGCAGTAA
- the lexA gene encoding transcriptional repressor LexA, whose product MRRPATDINTKQRRILDFIKDSLHNEYRCPTVREICTHVGLSSTSTVQSHLNALEKFGYIKRDPNKNRAITVLEDIKPNISVSGNKTSSSDNFEFLGAGLKQVPLIGTVQAGMPITAVENLETTLTLPVQLTGDSDCFMLRVQGESMMNIGMYEGDMLIVRHQNTANNGDVVVARIDDEATVKRFYKENGHIRLQPENDDFDPIIVDDCHIEGLVIGLVRDRI is encoded by the coding sequence GTGAGACGCCCTGCAACAGATATAAATACAAAACAGCGACGTATACTAGATTTTATTAAGGATTCTTTACATAATGAATACCGTTGCCCTACAGTTCGTGAAATTTGTACACATGTAGGCCTCAGCTCCACTTCTACGGTACAGTCTCATCTCAATGCGTTAGAGAAATTCGGTTATATTAAGCGTGATCCGAATAAAAATCGGGCAATTACCGTATTAGAGGATATAAAACCAAATATTTCCGTCAGCGGTAACAAAACTTCCAGCTCCGATAATTTTGAATTTCTCGGTGCCGGACTCAAGCAGGTGCCTCTTATCGGGACTGTACAAGCCGGCATGCCTATTACGGCTGTCGAAAATTTAGAGACTACATTGACTTTACCTGTACAATTAACTGGTGATTCCGATTGCTTTATGCTCCGCGTTCAAGGGGAATCAATGATGAATATCGGCATGTATGAAGGCGATATGCTTATTGTACGCCATCAGAATACAGCGAATAATGGCGATGTTGTCGTTGCCCGCATCGATGATGAAGCGACGGTTAAACGTTTTTATAAAGAAAACGGACATATTCGCTTACAGCCGGAAAATGATGATTTTGACCCTATCATCGTTGATGATTGCCATATTGAAGGTTTAGTTATCGGTCTAGTACGAGATCGTATTTAA
- a CDS encoding phosphatase PAP2 family protein, with the protein MDAILQFDHNLIFYVHDHLVYSFLTPIMAFLSKITGSGILWIIIALLLMIQKKYRVLGIAIIIALGFVLIIGDQGLKPHVARLRPFVDFPEVTVPSISALPLANTYSFPSGHTFGSFASAMTIYLGLGQIAPQKRYLGIIALIVSLIVGFSRVYLFAHYPTDVLTSLVLGIIIGCIAWKLARIGWDWWTNRHKDVEYEPYTFKRK; encoded by the coding sequence ATGGACGCAATATTACAATTTGATCACAACTTGATTTTCTATGTACATGACCACCTTGTATATAGTTTTTTAACGCCTATCATGGCATTCTTGTCAAAAATAACCGGTAGCGGTATTTTATGGATTATAATCGCTTTATTATTGATGATTCAGAAAAAATATCGCGTATTAGGCATTGCAATCATCATTGCATTAGGATTTGTACTTATTATCGGTGACCAAGGTTTAAAACCGCATGTAGCAAGATTAAGACCATTTGTAGATTTTCCGGAAGTTACGGTACCGTCGATTTCAGCATTGCCATTAGCTAACACGTATTCATTCCCGTCAGGACATACCTTTGGTTCATTTGCATCAGCCATGACCATTTACCTAGGGTTGGGTCAAATCGCGCCTCAGAAGCGATATTTAGGAATTATAGCATTGATTGTATCGTTAATCGTAGGATTTTCAAGAGTATATCTGTTTGCACATTATCCGACAGATGTATTAACTAGCTTAGTACTAGGCATCATTATAGGCTGTATAGCTTGGAAGCTTGCACGAATCGGTTGGGACTGGTGGACTAACCGTCACAAAGATGTAGAATACGAACCCTATACATTTAAACGTAAATAA